The Streptomyces cyaneogriseus subsp. noncyanogenus region CACGATGCGGTACGCGGTGAGTTCCACGCCGCTGGGCAGGGGGCGCGGCGTGCCCTCGACCTTGAAGTCGACGGGCAGCCCGGATCCGCGGCACTGCTCGACCAGGTCCTCGATCTGCCGGACGTCGGGCTGCGGGACGTACTCGCCGGCCTCCTGGTGCTCCCCGGTGCGCAGCACGCCCAGCAGGCGGCGCATCTCGGCCAGGGCCTGGCGGCCGGTGGAGGAGATGGTCTCCAGCGCCTTCTTCGCCTGGTCGGGCGCGGCGTCGATGACGTACGCGGCGCCGTCGGCCTGCACCACCATCACCGAGACGTTGTGGGCGACGACGTCGTGCAGCTCGCGGGCGATGCGGGCCCGCTCGGCGGCGACCGCGACCTTGGCCTGCGCCTCCCGCTCCCGCTCCAGCCGGGCGGCGCGCTCCTCGAGCTGGGTGAAGTAGGCGCGGCGGGTGCGCATGGAGTCGCCGAGCACCCACGCGAGCGCGAAGGGGACGGTCTGGAAGACCGCCCCGGCGATGTTGTTGGCGACCCCGACGTCGTCGTTGTACCAGCGGATCTGCGCCACCGACGCCGCGCACAGGCCCATCGCCAGCGCCAGCCGGGACGCCCAGCGGGCGCCGATCGCGGCCACGGTGTAGACGATCAGCAGCAGGGCGAAGTCGGCGACCATCGTCTCGACGTCCAGCACGAGCTGCGCCAGGCCGAGGGCGACGGCCAGCACCAGCATCTTCTCCGGCATCCGCCGGCGCAGCGCCACGACCAGGGCCAGCAGCAGCGCGACCGGGATGATGCGCATCGGCGCGTCGGTGCCCTCGGCGGCCTGCCGCCCGGCCTCCCCCATCACAGTGATCACCAGCAGGACGACGGCCCAGAAGCTGTCGACACCGGTCGGGTGCCTGCGGAGGAAGTCGTAGAGGCGCTGCACGTAACCCAGCGTAGGCACGGGTGATGTGTGCAGGGGTCAACCGGAGGACCGATCCCGGCGGGCCCGTGTACTCCGCAAGGTGGAGGGCCCGCTCCCCTGTGCGCTTAGCCTGGGCCCCGTGACAGCGGTGGCGAACGGTGCGGACGAGTGGCGGAGCTGGCGGGCGGCGGCGCGGGAGGCGCTGTACGGGCCGCGGGGGTTCTACCGCCGGCCGGAGGGTCCCGCGGGGCACTTCCGTACGTCCGTGCACGTCTCGGCGCTGTTCGCGCGGGCGGTGGCCCGGCTGCTGTGCCGGGTCGACGAGGCGCTGGGGCGGCCCGCGCGGCTCGACTTCGTGGACATGGGCGCCGGACGGGGGGAACTGGTCACCGGCGTCCTCGCCGCGCTGCCCGCCGAGGTGGCCGCCCGCACGCGGGCGTACGCCGTCGAGATCGCCGCCCGGCCGGAGGGGCTCGACCACCGGATCGAGTGGCTTCCGGAGCCGCCCCGTCCGGTCACCGGGCTGCTCTTCGCCAACGAGTGGCTGGACAACGTACCGGTGGAGGTCGCGCAGACGGACGCGGCGGGTGCGGCACGGCGGGTGCTCGTGCGCGACGACGGGACGGAACGGCTCGGCGATCCGGTGACCGGCGCGGAGGCGGAGTGGCTCCGCCGGTGGTGGCCGCAGACGGCCGGGGCCGGGTGGCGGCCCGAGGAGGGCCGACGCCCCGGCGGGGAACACCCGGCCGAGCACGGACTCGGGGCCGAGGAGGGGCTCCGGGCCGAAGGGGGACACCCGACCGAGCAGGAACACCGGCCCGAAGAGGGGCTCCGGGCCGAGATCGGGCTGCCCCGGGACGCGGCGTGGGCGTCCGCCGTCGCCACGCTCGAGAGGGGGCTGGCCGTGGCCGTCGACTACGCGCACACGCGGGAGACCCGTCCGCCCTTCGGGACGCTCACCGGTTTCCGCGAGGGGCGCGAGACGGCGCCCGTGCCGGACGGGTCCTGCGACATCACCGCGCACGTCGCCCTGGACGCGTGCGCGGCGGCGTGCCCGCTCCCCGGCGCCCGGCTGCTCTCCCAGCGCGCGGCCCTGCCGCTCCTCGGGGTCACCGGCGCGCGCCCCCCGCTC contains the following coding sequences:
- a CDS encoding sensor histidine kinase; its protein translation is MQRLYDFLRRHPTGVDSFWAVVLLVITVMGEAGRQAAEGTDAPMRIIPVALLLALVVALRRRMPEKMLVLAVALGLAQLVLDVETMVADFALLLIVYTVAAIGARWASRLALAMGLCAASVAQIRWYNDDVGVANNIAGAVFQTVPFALAWVLGDSMRTRRAYFTQLEERAARLEREREAQAKVAVAAERARIARELHDVVAHNVSVMVVQADGAAYVIDAAPDQAKKALETISSTGRQALAEMRRLLGVLRTGEHQEAGEYVPQPDVRQIEDLVEQCRGSGLPVDFKVEGTPRPLPSGVELTAYRIVQEALTNTRKHGGPNAGASVRLVYFDDGLGVLVEDDGKGAPHELYEEGGLDGQGHGLIGMRERVGMVGGTLDAGPRAGGGFRISALLPLKPAH
- a CDS encoding SAM-dependent methyltransferase, yielding MTAVANGADEWRSWRAAAREALYGPRGFYRRPEGPAGHFRTSVHVSALFARAVARLLCRVDEALGRPARLDFVDMGAGRGELVTGVLAALPAEVAARTRAYAVEIAARPEGLDHRIEWLPEPPRPVTGLLFANEWLDNVPVEVAQTDAAGAARRVLVRDDGTERLGDPVTGAEAEWLRRWWPQTAGAGWRPEEGRRPGGEHPAEHGLGAEEGLRAEGGHPTEQEHRPEEGLRAEIGLPRDAAWASAVATLERGLAVAVDYAHTRETRPPFGTLTGFREGRETAPVPDGSCDITAHVALDACAAACPLPGARLLSQRAALPLLGVTGARPPLALASTDPAGYVRALAGAGEAAELTAPGGLGDFVWLLQPVGIPDVLAP